GCTGATGCGCAGCACACCGCTAATCTCTTCACGACAGGCACCCAGTGCGGCCTTCATGTGCGCCAGCTGCTGCAGCAGCTGTTCGCCGGTGCCGAGCACGATTTCCCCTTCCGGGGTCAGACTGATGGCGCGGGCAGAGCGAAAGAACAGCACCAGCCCCAGGTTTTCCTCCAGCAGCTTGATGCGTTTGGACACATAGGCCGGAGACACCATCAACTGCTCCGCCGCGCGGGCAAAACTCATCAGGCGGGCGGCGGTGACAAACACCCTGATGTCTTCCAGGGCGGGCAGCTTGTCCATAAACCGTAAACCCAAAGATTACATTTCGTGCCTACATCTTATCAGAGCAGATCATAAACTGGTTGCCTAAATTCTCACTTTGAACAGCCAGGGGTAATCATGGGAACACATTTCAATATCGCCGTCATTCCCGGCGACGGCATCGGCAAGGAAGTCATTCCCGAAGGCCTGAAGGTACTGCAGGCCGCCGCCGGCAAGCACGGCATCAGCATGGAGTTCACCCATTTCGACTGGTCGTGCGAGACCTACCACAGCACCGGCAAAATGATGCCGGACGACGGCCTGGAGCAGCTCAGCAAGTTCGATGCCATTTTCCTGGGGGCGGTTGGCTTTCCCGGCGTGCCCGACCATATCTCCCTGTGGGGCCTGTTGCTGCCGATTCGCCGCGCCTTCAACCAGTATGTCAACCTGCGTCCGGTGCGCCTGTTTGAAGGGCTGCAGTCACCGCTGGCCAACAAACAGCCCGGTGACATCGACTTTTATGTGGTACGCGAAAACGTAGAGGGCGAATACTCCGCCATCGGCGGCATTCAGTATGAAGGCACCGAGGACGAGGTGGTTTCCCAGCAAAGCATCTTTACCCGCAAGGGCACGGACCGCATTCTGAAATATGCCTTTGAGCTGGCCCGCTCCCGGGACAAGAAACACCTCAGCTCGGCCACCAAGTCCAACGGCCTGTTTCATTCCATGCCCTACTGGGACAGCCGGGTGGCGGCCATGGCGAAAGACTACCCCGACCTTAAGGTGGACCAGTTCCATATCGACATCTTCACCGCCAACCTGGTGAGAATGCCGGAATTCTACGACGTGATTGTGGGCTCCAACCTGTTCGGGGATATTTTGTCCGATCTGGGTCCCGCCTGCACCGGCACCATTGCCATTGCGCCGTCCGCCAATATCAACCCGGAGAAAACCTTTCCCTCCATGTTTGAGCCGGTGCACGGCTCGGCCCCCGATATTGCCGGCCAGAACATCGCCAACCCCATCGGCACCATCTGGGCAGCGGCCATGATGATGCAGCACCTGGGCAGCCAGGCCATGCACGACACCATCATGAGCGCGGTGGAAGCCGCCATTCGCGACCGACTCTCCCTGACCCGGGACATGGGCGGCACGGCCAGCACCCAGGAGCTTGGCCAGGCGGTCACCGACCTGATCCTCGCCCAGTAACCGGCGCGGTAACGGACACAAAAAAAGGGAGCACCGACGTGCTCCCTTGTTGATCAGTCACCGGTTCAGGCGGCGAGCGGAGTGATGCGCACCTGGGCGATGCGGAAGTCTTCCACTTCCGTGACCTCAAAGCGCAGATCCTCGTGCTCAAACACGGCACCGGCTTCCGGCAGCTGACCGGCCAGCGCCAGCAGCATGCCCGCCAGGGTGGCGTATTCGTCATCCGGATCCACCAATCCCTTGCGTGACAGTACCTGCTCCAGGTAGTGCAGATCGGTACTGCCCTTGACCAGCCAGCCGTTGTCTTCCACCAGCACTTCCGGATCCTCGTCTTCGTCGAGAAACTCGCCGACAATGGCTTCCAGCAGGTCGTGGGGCGTGACCAGACCCTGCACGGTGCCGAACTCATCGTTCACCAGCACCATGTTGCCGCGGGCGTCGCGCAGCACGTTGAGCAGTCGGATCACGCTGATGCTGTCGGGCACGATAATGGGCGCGCCGCCTTCCGCCAGCTCCGCCAGGGTCTTGCCAGCCTTCAGGCCGGCCATCAGATCCTTGGCCCGCACCACGCCCAGCAGGTTGTCGAGCTCGCCGTCGCACACCGGGAACTGGCTGTGGGACGAAGCCATCAGCTCCGCCACCTGCTCTTCCCGCGTGTCGTTCACGTCCAGCCAGACGATGTCGGAGCGGGGCGTCATCACGGTGCGAATGGAGCGCTCGGCCAGCGACAGCACGCCGCTTATCATATTGCGCTCTTCTTCCACAAAGCCCTGCTGCTCGGTTTGCTGGGGCGCTTCTTCAGACTCGTCTTCGGCCTTCAGCTTGCCCCCCATCAGCCGGAAAATGGCGTCTGTGGTGCGTTCCCGCAGGGGCCGGTGGGCTTCCTGGCGGACCTTGTTGCGCTGGGCCAGCTGGTTAAAGAACTCGATAAGAATCGAGAAGCCAATGGCCGCATACAGATAACCCTTGGGAATGTGGAAGCCAAAGCCTTCCGCCACCAGGCTGAAACCGATCATCAGCAGGAAGCTCAGGCACAGCACCACGACCGTGGGGTGGGCGTTGACGAAGTCGGTCAGGGATTTGGATGCCGCCAGCATCACCGCCATGGCGACCACCACGGCGATCATCATCACCGCCAGGTTATCGACCATGCCCACGGCGGTAATAATGGAGTCGAGCGAAAACACCGCATCCAGCACCAGGATCTGGGCAATCACCACGCCAAAGCCGGCATAGACATTGCTTTTCTCCTCTTCCTGCATGTTGCCTTCCAGCCGCTCGTGCAGCTCGGAGGTGGCCTTGAACAGCAGGAACAGACCACCGGCCATGAGAATGAGGTCCCGCCCCGAGAAGCTGAAGCTGCCCAGGGTCACCAGCGGTGTGGTCAGCGTCACCAGCCAGGACACCACACTCAACAGGCCCAGGCGCATCACCAGCGCCAGGGTCAGGCCTATCACCCGTGCTTTTTCCCGCTGATGAGGCGGCAGTTTTTTCACCAGAATGGCAATAAATACCAGGTTGTCGATACCCAGTACGATTTCAAGAATAACCAGTGTCAGCAAACCCGCCCACACGGACGGATCCATCAGGAATTCCATGTTTTACCTCGTTGAGAGAATGTGGTTAAGCGGATCAGCGAATCACGCGCGCCAGGCCGGAAACGTGAGTATAGTCACGGCAGCGAGCGGGTCGGAACAAAACGGCGGACGCCGGAAAAAGCGGGGAAAGGCAGGAAAATGAGTGATTAACAGCGTGTTGCAAGCAACTTCGCGAGCAGTCCATATAGTACACCGGCGTTTGGCCGGACCTCTTGGTTAAAATGAGCGCATATCATAATCGGAAAACGCCCGCTGGCAATAGTATTTCGATTATCTGCTCGGCCGGGGGCTGAGCCCGGGATCACCCCCCTGGACCGCCCCGTTCGCAGCCTGCTCCCGAATCCAATCGCAAAAGACCTGCACCGCCGTCGACGGCTGGGGATGATGGAACAGCCAGTACGCCCGCTGTTCATTCACCGGCTGATCGAACAAGGTCAGCAGGGTGCCCTGAAGCAGTTCGTCCTCGATCAGCCGGAGCGGACACAAGGCTACTCCCTGACCGGTAATGGCAGCGGCGCTGAGCAGGTTGAATTCCTGGTAAATGCCGCCGTCGCTCAGGGTAGCCGGATTGAGCCCGTGGTGCCGAAACCACTGCTGCCAGGGCTGGTGGGAATGATCGTGCAGCAGTTCCCAGTGCAGCAAGTCCACCGGCTGACGGGCTTCCCCCACTCGATCCAGATACAAGGGGCTGGCCACCGGATAGGTGGCCCCGGAAAACAACCGCTGCCCCTCGGCCTGTGCCGGCGGCTCGCCATCCAGCCAGTTGATCAGCACATCGGCCTCGGCATCGATGGGAGCATAGAGGTAATCGGCATACTGAATGCTAATGGACAGCTCCGGGTAGCGCTCGCGAAAGCCACTCAGGCGCGGGATCAGCCAGCGCACCGCCACAGAGGGCAGGCAGCGCACCCGCAATCGCTGCCCCTGTTCCTTACTCAACAGGCCATCCACCGCCTGGTCGAGCAGGCGAAACCCTTCACGCAACCCTTCCGCCAGCCGCCGCCCTTCGGCGGTCGGCACCACGCCGCGTCCGCTGCGGGCCACCAGGGCGACTCCCAGGCTGTCTTCCAGCCGGCGCAGCTGGTGGCTGACTGCCGACTGGGTAATGCTCAAGGCCTGAGCCGCCGCCCTCAGGCTGCCGGTCGAGACGATGGCATCAAAGGCTTTCAGGGAAGACAGGCTGGGGCGCACCATAAAACATGACTTAAATTCATATAATGATCGAATTTATATCACTTTTAGATAATTAAAAACATATATAACCTCGTTCTCATCAGGTTTTGCGCCAGGGGTGGCGCCCCGGCCATGCCCCGGTCACACCGATCTCAATCAGGGAAGAAACAACGAGGTATCTCTATGGACACGGCAGTGCTGGTCTCTTTCGGACTCTATTTGCTGATGATGCTCGGCATCGGATTTTACTTCTATCGGGCCACTAAGAACCTGTCTGACTACATATTGGGCGGCCGTAACCTGCCCCCTAGCGTGGCGGCACTCAGTGCCGGCGCCTCGGACCTGAGCGGCTGGGCCCTGATGGGCCTGCCCGGCGCCATCTTCTCCCAGGGCCTGGGTCAGGCCTGGATCGCCATCTGGACCGTGATCGGCATCTACCTGAACTGGACCCTGATTGCCGAACGGCTGCGGGTGTTCACCGAGGCTGCCGGCAACGCCCTGACCCTACCCGACTACCTGGAAAGCCGTTTCGATGATCGCAACCGCATACTGCGTACCCTGTCGTCCCTGGTCATGCTGTTGTTCTTCACGTTTTATGTGTCGGCCGGCATGGTCGGCGGCGCCGTGCTGTTTGAAAGCCTGTTCGAGATCGACTACCACACAGCCCTGTGGGCCGGTGCCCTGATCATAGTCTCCTACACCTTTCTCGGCGGCTTTCTCGCCGCCTCCTGGACCGATCTGGTGCAGGGCATCATGATGGCCCTGGCGCTGCTGTCAGTAGCAGTGATGACCTGGCTCAACCTGCCCGTCGACACCAAGTTGCCGGCCCAGGCTCCCGCCATGAAGGGCTTCTGGGACGATATCAGCCTGATAGGCATGATTTCTCTGGCCGGCTGGGCCATCGGTTACTGCGGTCAGCCCCACGTGGTGGTGCGCTTTATGGCGGTACGCAAACGTGAAGACATCGCCGTGTCCCGTCGCATCGCCTTGGGCTGGTCCGTGATCACCATGGGCTCCGCGGTGGCGGTCGGCGTGTTCGGCTTTCAGTGGTTCGGCGGCAACCTGGACAACAGCGAACGAGTGTTTCTCGATCTGGCCCATCTGATGCTTAACCCCTGGGTCGCCGGCTTCGTACTGGCCGGGGTGCTGGCCGCCATCATGAGCACCATAGATTCCCAGTTGCTGGTCTGCTCCAGCGCCCTGTCCGAAGATCTGTACCGTGGCTTTATGCGGCCTCAAGCCAGCCAGCAGGAACTGGTCTGGGTTGGCCGACTGAGTGTAGCGGCGGTGGCCGTGATCGCCGGCATCATGGCTACGGATCGAGACAGCAGCATTCTGGAGCTGGTCGCCTACGCCTGGGGCGGTTTCGGTGCTGCCTTTGGCCCGGTCATTCTGCTGTCTTTGTTCTGGCGCAGCATGAGCCGCAACGGCGCCATCGCCGGCCTGCTCACCGGCGCCCTGGTGGTGGCCCTGTGGAAGCCGCTGAGCGGCGGCCCGGCCGGCATCTTCGACATCTTTGAGGTGGTTCCCGGCTTCTTCGCTTCACTGCTGGCCATAGTGGTGGTCAGCCGCCTGGGTGGCGCCGAACGCGAACAGCGCCGCTTTGACACCCTACTGCAGGCCCTGGGCAACCGTGCCACTCCGGCCGCCGTGACCACCAGCCACTAATTCATCATCAACAGGAGTCAGCCAACATGGCCAAAGTACCCGCAGCCTATCAGGCAACCAAGGGATCCATACTGGATGTGGATAAAGCCTTCTACGACCGGCTCACCGCCGCCAACACCGAGCGCACCCTGCTCGAAACGGTTACCGTACCGATGCGCGACGGCCAGGCCTGGGTGGTGCCCGCCGGTCACGTATTTCGCATCAAGGTGACCGAAGGCCCTCAGGTAGGGGATTTCAATATGTGGAACCTGCACAACCCTCGCGAGCGGATGTGGGCTTCGCGCACCCGCCAGCTGCAGCGTGCCCACGTCAGCACCTATGATCGGCTGTGGTCCACCCTGCCCTATCTGAGACCCATGGCTACCATCATCGACGACAGCCTGGCCGACTACGGTGTCGACGAAGACGGCGGCCGAGTACATGACCTGCTGGGTACCCGCTGCGATCCCTATGTGAACCGCCTGCTCACCGGCGAGGACTTTGACTTCCACTGCCACTCCAACCTGGTACGGGCGGTACAGCCTTACGGCCTTACCGAACTGGACGTGCACGACGTGCTCAACGTGTTCCAGTGCACCGGCCTGAACGACGACGACCAGTACTTCATGAAGGCCTGTCCGGCCCAAAAGGGAGACTACCTGGAGTTCTTCGCCGAAATCGACCTGCTGTGCGCCATGTCCTGCTGCCCGGGCGGAGATCTGTCCATCGACCTGTGGGGACCGGAAGCACGCGACCCGCTGGAAACCTGTAACCCGCTGGACGTGGAGATCTATGCAGTCGAGCCCGCGTTGCTGGCGGACTGGTCATCACCCCAACCTGCCCCCTACAAGGGCAACCATGGCATGCATCTGCAGCGGGTTGACTGGCCGGCGCTGAAAAAAGCCTGCTGCTAAGCGGGGTGCCCGGCCTGGCCGGGCACAGTAAGATAGGCAGAGTAACCATCACGGAGAGAGTGGCCGCCATGCCAAAACTACTGCTGAATGCCGATATGGGGGAGAGCCTCGGCCCCTGGAAAATGGGAATGGACGAGGCGGTGATGCCCTTTGTCGATCTGGCCAACGTGGCCTGTGGCTTTCACGCCGCCGACCCGGACACCATGCGCCGTACCGTGCGCCTGGCCCTGAAGCATAAGGTGAACGTGGGCGCCCATCCCGCCTACCCGGATCTGGTAGGGTTTGGCCGCCGCTCCCTGGCCTGTTCTCCCACCGAAGTGGAAAACATGGTGCTCTACCAACTGGGGGCACTTAACGCCATCTGCCGGGCCGAGGGCACACAAGTGCATTACGTCAAACCCCACGGCGCCCTCTACAACGACATGATGCGTGATCACGACCGGCTGGCGGCGGTAATGCGCGCCGTGGCCGCCTTTGACGCCGGCCTGCCGCTGATGCTGATGGCCACCGCCGACCCTCGTCCGGCCCGGGAGCTGGCCGACCAGCATGGTGTTACCCTCTGGTTTGAAGCCTTCGCCGACCGGGCCTACGACGCCGATGGCTTTCTGGTGCCGCGCAGTCAGGCCGGCGCCGTGCATCACGATGCCAAAGTGATCGTCGAGCAAGCCCGGCGCATTGCCCAGGGCGAAACACTGGTCGCCAGCGACGGCAGCGCGCTGCGCCTCGTTGCCGATACCCTGTGCGTGCACGGCGACAACCCGGAGTCTATCGCCGCCATTCAGGCCATTCGCCAGGCACTGGAGTCGCTGTCGTGAGTGCCCTGCCCCGGCTGGAGAATGCCGGCATGGACGCCTGGCTGGTGCGCCTGTTCGATCATATCGACGAGCGCAACATGGGCTGGATCACCGCCCTGGTGCGTGCCTGCGAACAGGCCTTTGGCCCCCGGCTGATTGACCTCATTCCTTCATACACCACGGTGCTGGTGCAGTTCGATGCCCTGATCCTGGACCATGCCGAGGCTCGCCGCCTGCTGGCGGACATTCTGGCCCGGTTGCGTCCGGATCAGGATGAAGGAGAGGTCCCGATCAAGGAGCTGCCGGTGTGGTATCACCCCAGCGTGGGCCCCGACATGGCCCGGCTGGAACAAAGCACCGGTCTGGATGCGACCCGGCTTATCGCCCTGCACAGTGAGCACACCTACCGAGTGTTTGCCCTTGGCTTCGCCCCCGGGTTTGCCTTTATGGGCTCGGTGCCGCCAGCGCTGGAACTGCCCCGGCTCGATACGCCGCGCCGGCGAGTGCCGGCGGGCAGCGTGGCCATTGCCGGCCGCCAGACTTCCGCCTACCCCCAGGCCTCACCCGGCGGCTGGAATTTGCTCGGCCGCACCAGCGCCCGCCTGTTCGATCCGGCCAGCGAAGCACTCAGCCTGCTGCAGGTGGGTGATCGGGTACGCTTTACCCCGGTCGGCAAGGCCGAATTCGAACGGCTGGGCGGCGACACCACCCCCATGGAGGAGCGTTAAATGAGCGCGGGATTCATCACCATCAACCGCCCCGGCCCCCTGACCACGGTGCAGGACGCCGGTCGCTTTGGCATACGCCGGCTGGGTATTACTCAGGGCGGCCCGGCCGATCTGCACGCCTGGGCCTGGGCCAACTGGCTGGTGGGCAATCCCTGGGGCAGTGCCGCCGTCGAGATCACCCTGGGCGGGCTGGAGCTGACTGCCGAGCATGACTGCCTGCTGGCACTGACCGGTGCCGACATGCAGGCCAGCCGCAACGGCGAGCCCCAGCCCGGCTGGCAATCCTTTACCCTCAAGGCCGGCCAGCGGCTCAGCCTGGACATGTGCCGGCAGGGTGTGCGCGGCTATCTGGCGGTGGCCGGCGGTTTCGTTGCCGAGCCGGTGCTGGGCAGCGCCGCCTGCGTGGTACGCGACGGCCTCGGTGGTCACAGAGGGGACGGCAGCAAGCTGGCCGAAGGGGACAGGCTGGCCTTCGCCGGCGGCGGTCAGGCCCGCCCCCTGCCGGTGAACGCACTGCCCGATTACGCCGAGCCCGTGGTGCTCGGACTGATCCCCGGCGCCCAGATTGCCGAATTTGACGGCGCCAGCCTGTTTGAGGCCTTTAACCGGCCCTGGCAGGTCGACACCCGGGCCGATCGCATGGGCGTGCGCCTGCTTGGCCCGACCCTGAAGTGCAAGCTGACCTCCATGGTGTCGGAAGGCATCAGCCTGGGAGCGGTGCAGGTGCCCCCCGACGGCCAGCCCATCGCACTGCTCAATGACCGACAAACCATTGGCGGCTACCCCCGCCTCGGCACCCTCAGCCCGCTGGCCTGTGCCCGCCTGGCCCAGTGCCCGCCGGGCAGCGAGCTGCGCCTGCGCGCCATCAGTCAGGAGCAGGCACTACGCGACTACCGCCGTTTCCGCACCCGGTTCAACTGAACGCTGTACTGGCCTGCAGATCTGGATCCCCACTCGGATCTTGCGGGGATCCGAGTGCAAGGATCCTTATTGCAGTGCAACATGAGATCCTCGATCTCGAAGGGTAGCCAGCCCGGCAACAAAAAAAAGCTCGCTTCCTAAGCGGGCTTTTTCCTGCCGGGCCAGGCCTCAGTCGACCTTGTCGAAACGCTTGTTCTCAATAAAGTCGAGGGACATAAAGCTTTCCAGCGAGTCGTCCTTGATCTCCAGCCAGCTGGCCGGCAGGCGGGTCGCCATGGTGCCGGTTACGGTAGAGCGATAGCACTGCTCGCGAAAGTTCATGATGCCGGCCTGCTTGTCCTGCTGCCACTCCTTGAGCAAGGCGGCCTGATCTTCCACCCTGAATTCGGGGTAGTCGGTGGGGCCGAGCAGATCGCGAATGTAGCTGGCCTGAAAGTCGATGGCGTCGCAGCAGCCACCCAGCCGCTCATGGCGATCCAGCCAGTGGGCCATGTCCTGGCGGCGCTCCTCCGCTTCCGGCAGGGTAATTTTGCCGAGGATCACATCGCGAGCATACCAGGCCTGGGCGTCGAACATGTTGAAGGTGAAATACTGATCCTGCATGCCCAGATAGATCATCTTCGGGTTGTGCTGGTAGAAAATACCCTTGTACAGGTTGTCCGGATACAGGCAGTTATGGGTCTTGAGCCGCAGCGCGTCCGGCAGAAACGGAAAGTGAAACAGGTAGCCGGTGCACATGATGATGGCGTCAAACTCCTTGGTGGAGCCGTCGGCAAAATAGCCGGTGTTGCCATCGAAGTGGGCCAGCAGCGGCCGTTCTTCCATGCCCTCTGGCCAGTCAAAGCCCAGCGGGTTGCTGCGATAGCTGATGGTCACCGATTTGGCGCCGTACTTGTAGCACTGGGAGCCGATGTCTTCCGCCGAGTAGCTGGCACCCACCAGCAGCACGTTCTTGTCCTTGAATTCCAAGGCGTCACGGAAGTCATGGGCATGCAGCACTCGGCCCGGGAACTGCTCCACGCCTTCAAAGTAAGGCATGTTGGGGGTGGAGAAGTGGCCGGTGGCCACCACCACATAGTCGAATTCGTCGCTTTCCTGCTCACCGGTCTTGTGGTTCATCACGGTGACGGTGAACTTGCCGGTGCGGTCGTCATGGCTGACCCAACGCACCGGACACTCAAAACGGACGTATTTGGAAATGGCCTGCTTGTCGATACGACCCATGATGTAGTCTTTCAGCACGGCCCGCGGCGGGTAGGAAGGAATGGCCCGGCCAAAGTGCTCGTCAAAGGAATAGTCGGCAAACTCCAGACACTCTTTCGGGCCATTGGACCACAAATACCGATACATGCTGCCATGAACCGGCTCGCCGTTCTTATCCAGTCCCGTGCGCCATGTGTAGTTCCACATGCCGCCGATATCACTTTGCTTTTCAAAACAAACGATTTCCGGCAGGTTCTGCACCCCTGCCCTGCGAGCCGCTTCAAACGCTCTCAACTGTGCCAGACCACTGGGTCCGGCGCCCAAAATCGCGATTTTTTGCTTGCTCACACGTGCACTCCTTTGTTGCAAAAACCTTGCAATACTAAAGGAATTTTTCGTTTTTTTACAAACAAATACGAATATATAGAGTAAAAGTACCCATCAACACGAAACAGTTGCACACTAATTTTTTATGTTAACAGGCTGCGTGACACCGACATATCACCCGCGCTACTCACCCATATGGGAAATCAGCATGGCCGCCGCCGATCTCGGGCAGGGAGCGGCGCAGATGGCCGACACCAGCGCCACACCATGCACGCCAGTTTTTGAAACTTCGCGTAAATTGCCGGCATGAATACCACCAATGGCCACAATGGGATGAGAACTTTGCGTCAGCGCCCGGCTCAGCCCATTCAACCCCCATTCCTTGATCAGGTTGGTTTTGGTGGGCGTGGCAAAGATGGCGCTCAGGCCCAGATAATCCACCGGCAGTGATTCGGCTTCTAATAACTGGCCGTCGCTTTCCACCGACAGTCCCAACAGCCGATCCGGCCCCAGCAGGCGCCGGGCGTAAGCCGCGGGCATATCGGACTGTCCCAGGTGCACGCCGTCGGCGTTGACCGCCAGCGCCACGTCCACCCGGTCGTTGATGATCAGCGGCACACCGGTACCCCTGAGCACGTCTTGCACCGCCTCGGCCCGTTCGATAAAGGCGCGCACATCACCGTGTTTTTCCCGCACCTGCACCAGGGTCACGCCGCCGGCCACCGCTTCGCCGACCACATGTTGCAGACGGTCAACGGAAAGCTGTTCGTCGGTAACCAGATATAAGCGATAGGGGTTCATGGGGTGTTCACCGCAATATTCAGGCGCTTGTCCAGGGTCTCGGCATCCAGACGGTAAAGGGTGTCGAGCAGATTCAGCTGCAGGCTGCCCGGGCCCGGCGACTGGCCGCCGGCCACCTCACCCGCAACCCCCATCACCGCCGCCGCGGCCACCCCCGAGGCCTCGCCCACGGCGGCAAAGGCGCCGGTGAGCGCCGACAGGGTGCAGCCCATGCCGGTGACAAAGGGCATCATGGTATTGCCATTACGCAGCCTGATTTCGCTTTTTTCATGAATAATGATGTCGGTTTCACCGGAGATCACCACACTGGCCTCATAATGATCCGCCAGGTAATGCCCCGCCGCCAGCGCCGACTCCACCCTATCCAGGCCGTCCACCCCCCTGCCCTGTGACGAATCGCCGGCCAGGGCGATGATCTCGGAGGCATTGGCACGAATAATCAGCCGCTCGGCCAGTGCAGCCAGCCGGCGTGAGGTATGGGTGCGCAGGCTGCTGGCACCGCAACCCACCGGATCCAGCACCACCGGCTTGCCGTGCCGGTTGGCCAGCTCCACCGCCAGCACCATGCGTTCAATCCAGCTGCTGTCCAGGGTGCCGATATTAATCACCACGGCGCCCACCAGGGGCACCAGCTCCGCCAGCTCTTCCCGGGAGTGGGCCATTATCGGCGAGGCCCCCAGCGCCAGCAGGCCGTTGGCGCTGTTGTTCATCACCACAAAATTAGTGATGTTCAGCACCAGCGGCTTTTGCACCCGCACCGCCTTGAGCGCGGTAATGATTTGTTTGGTGTTCATGGTGCCCCTTGCACATGTTCATGTTTATGGCCAGATGCTACCGGATAGCACGTAAAACATGAACGTTGCCCCGCAGTTACCAGCGCACGGGATAACGCCGGCCGGTGCTGCGGTGAAACACCAGGCCACCCAGGATGATGATAACGGCCCCTAACGCCACCGGCGACCACAGAAAGTCCCAGCCCTGACCGCTCAGCATCACGATCAGCGGATTGGCACCCGCCGGCGGATGGGTGGTGTGGGTCAGCAGCATCAGGCTGACAGCCAGTCCCACCGCCAGCCCCAGTGACCAGGGCTGCACGCCGAGGCCGTTCAGCACGATCAGTCCCACCAGGGTGGTGAGCAGAT
The nucleotide sequence above comes from Oceanimonas doudoroffii. Encoded proteins:
- a CDS encoding tartrate dehydrogenase, with protein sequence MGTHFNIAVIPGDGIGKEVIPEGLKVLQAAAGKHGISMEFTHFDWSCETYHSTGKMMPDDGLEQLSKFDAIFLGAVGFPGVPDHISLWGLLLPIRRAFNQYVNLRPVRLFEGLQSPLANKQPGDIDFYVVRENVEGEYSAIGGIQYEGTEDEVVSQQSIFTRKGTDRILKYAFELARSRDKKHLSSATKSNGLFHSMPYWDSRVAAMAKDYPDLKVDQFHIDIFTANLVRMPEFYDVIVGSNLFGDILSDLGPACTGTIAIAPSANINPEKTFPSMFEPVHGSAPDIAGQNIANPIGTIWAAAMMMQHLGSQAMHDTIMSAVEAAIRDRLSLTRDMGGTASTQELGQAVTDLILAQ
- a CDS encoding TerC family protein, which encodes MEFLMDPSVWAGLLTLVILEIVLGIDNLVFIAILVKKLPPHQREKARVIGLTLALVMRLGLLSVVSWLVTLTTPLVTLGSFSFSGRDLILMAGGLFLLFKATSELHERLEGNMQEEEKSNVYAGFGVVIAQILVLDAVFSLDSIITAVGMVDNLAVMMIAVVVAMAVMLAASKSLTDFVNAHPTVVVLCLSFLLMIGFSLVAEGFGFHIPKGYLYAAIGFSILIEFFNQLAQRNKVRQEAHRPLRERTTDAIFRLMGGKLKAEDESEEAPQQTEQQGFVEEERNMISGVLSLAERSIRTVMTPRSDIVWLDVNDTREEQVAELMASSHSQFPVCDGELDNLLGVVRAKDLMAGLKAGKTLAELAEGGAPIIVPDSISVIRLLNVLRDARGNMVLVNDEFGTVQGLVTPHDLLEAIVGEFLDEDEDPEVLVEDNGWLVKGSTDLHYLEQVLSRKGLVDPDDEYATLAGMLLALAGQLPEAGAVFEHEDLRFEVTEVEDFRIAQVRITPLAA
- a CDS encoding LysR substrate-binding domain-containing protein; protein product: MVRPSLSSLKAFDAIVSTGSLRAAAQALSITQSAVSHQLRRLEDSLGVALVARSGRGVVPTAEGRRLAEGLREGFRLLDQAVDGLLSKEQGQRLRVRCLPSVAVRWLIPRLSGFRERYPELSISIQYADYLYAPIDAEADVLINWLDGEPPAQAEGQRLFSGATYPVASPLYLDRVGEARQPVDLLHWELLHDHSHQPWQQWFRHHGLNPATLSDGGIYQEFNLLSAAAITGQGVALCPLRLIEDELLQGTLLTLFDQPVNEQRAYWLFHHPQPSTAVQVFCDWIREQAANGAVQGGDPGLSPRPSR
- the putP gene encoding sodium/proline symporter PutP, which codes for MSMDTAVLVSFGLYLLMMLGIGFYFYRATKNLSDYILGGRNLPPSVAALSAGASDLSGWALMGLPGAIFSQGLGQAWIAIWTVIGIYLNWTLIAERLRVFTEAAGNALTLPDYLESRFDDRNRILRTLSSLVMLLFFTFYVSAGMVGGAVLFESLFEIDYHTALWAGALIIVSYTFLGGFLAASWTDLVQGIMMALALLSVAVMTWLNLPVDTKLPAQAPAMKGFWDDISLIGMISLAGWAIGYCGQPHVVVRFMAVRKREDIAVSRRIALGWSVITMGSAVAVGVFGFQWFGGNLDNSERVFLDLAHLMLNPWVAGFVLAGVLAAIMSTIDSQLLVCSSALSEDLYRGFMRPQASQQELVWVGRLSVAAVAVIAGIMATDRDSSILELVAYAWGGFGAAFGPVILLSLFWRSMSRNGAIAGLLTGALVVALWKPLSGGPAGIFDIFEVVPGFFASLLAIVVVSRLGGAEREQRRFDTLLQALGNRATPAAVTTSH
- a CDS encoding urea carboxylase-associated family protein, producing the protein MAKVPAAYQATKGSILDVDKAFYDRLTAANTERTLLETVTVPMRDGQAWVVPAGHVFRIKVTEGPQVGDFNMWNLHNPRERMWASRTRQLQRAHVSTYDRLWSTLPYLRPMATIIDDSLADYGVDEDGGRVHDLLGTRCDPYVNRLLTGEDFDFHCHSNLVRAVQPYGLTELDVHDVLNVFQCTGLNDDDQYFMKACPAQKGDYLEFFAEIDLLCAMSCCPGGDLSIDLWGPEARDPLETCNPLDVEIYAVEPALLADWSSPQPAPYKGNHGMHLQRVDWPALKKACC
- a CDS encoding 5-oxoprolinase subunit PxpA, which gives rise to MPKLLLNADMGESLGPWKMGMDEAVMPFVDLANVACGFHAADPDTMRRTVRLALKHKVNVGAHPAYPDLVGFGRRSLACSPTEVENMVLYQLGALNAICRAEGTQVHYVKPHGALYNDMMRDHDRLAAVMRAVAAFDAGLPLMLMATADPRPARELADQHGVTLWFEAFADRAYDADGFLVPRSQAGAVHHDAKVIVEQARRIAQGETLVASDGSALRLVADTLCVHGDNPESIAAIQAIRQALESLS
- the pxpB gene encoding 5-oxoprolinase subunit PxpB: MSALPRLENAGMDAWLVRLFDHIDERNMGWITALVRACEQAFGPRLIDLIPSYTTVLVQFDALILDHAEARRLLADILARLRPDQDEGEVPIKELPVWYHPSVGPDMARLEQSTGLDATRLIALHSEHTYRVFALGFAPGFAFMGSVPPALELPRLDTPRRRVPAGSVAIAGRQTSAYPQASPGGWNLLGRTSARLFDPASEALSLLQVGDRVRFTPVGKAEFERLGGDTTPMEER
- a CDS encoding biotin-dependent carboxyltransferase family protein, giving the protein MSAGFITINRPGPLTTVQDAGRFGIRRLGITQGGPADLHAWAWANWLVGNPWGSAAVEITLGGLELTAEHDCLLALTGADMQASRNGEPQPGWQSFTLKAGQRLSLDMCRQGVRGYLAVAGGFVAEPVLGSAACVVRDGLGGHRGDGSKLAEGDRLAFAGGGQARPLPVNALPDYAEPVVLGLIPGAQIAEFDGASLFEAFNRPWQVDTRADRMGVRLLGPTLKCKLTSMVSEGISLGAVQVPPDGQPIALLNDRQTIGGYPRLGTLSPLACARLAQCPPGSELRLRAISQEQALRDYRRFRTRFN